TAAGGAAGCCTCGCCGCGGTCTCGCGGATCGCGGGCTCGGCCTCGAGCAGCATCCCCGTCGTGTTCCACGTCCCTTCGAGAAAAAGGGCGCGGGCGTCCGACGGGAGAGAAACGGGATAGGTCTTGCCCCCGAAGGAAACCTCGCGCTTCTCGAGATCGAGCAGGACTTCTCCTTCGGGGTCCCTCTCGGCTTCCTCCATCAGAGCCGCCACGTGAGCCGGGTCGGCAACGGCGCAAGGGAGACCGATCGCGACGCAGTTCGCGAAGAAAATGTCGGCGAACGATTCCCCGACCATGGCCCGGATCCCGCAGCGCCAGAGCGCCTGCGGGGCGTGCTCGCGCGAGGAGCCGCATCCGAAGTTTTTGTTGACCAACGCTATGCGAGCGCCCGTCGTCGCGAAGCGCGGGTCGTCGAGCACGTGACCGCGGGGGCGGCCCTCGGCGTCGAACCGCAGGTCGTGGAAGGCGTAGCGCCCCAGGCCGTCGAACGTCACCACCTTCATGAAACGCGCCGGCAGGATCTGATCCGTGTCGATGTCGTTGCCCCGAATCGGCAGCGGGCGGCCCCGCACCGTCCGGATCGGCGTGCGCTCTTTCATGCGGCATCCTCCGGGTCGAGCCAC
This Candidatus Binatia bacterium DNA region includes the following protein-coding sequences:
- the leuD gene encoding 3-isopropylmalate dehydratase small subunit; this translates as MKERTPIRTVRGRPLPIRGNDIDTDQILPARFMKVVTFDGLGRYAFHDLRFDAEGRPRGHVLDDPRFATTGARIALVNKNFGCGSSREHAPQALWRCGIRAMVGESFADIFFANCVAIGLPCAVADPAHVAALMEEAERDPEGEVLLDLEKREVSFGGKTYPVSLPSDARALFLEGTWNTTGMLLEAEPAIRETAARLPYVTGFRGT